The sequence AGCAATATGATTAACGGTTATTCCTCCACTCGTTTTAAATGCACCACCGGCATAGAGCAAATTTCTGTATGAAATTAATGCGTACACTGTATCATCAAAACCTTCGCCAACTGATTGCCAATTCGTACTATTCCATTTTGCTATGTTATTTGCGGTAATTCCATCAACCGTAGAAAACTTACCACCAACATATAATTCATTTTGATGGACAGCGAGTGATAAGACAGGTCCCGATAGACCAAGGGTACCTATCCCTTCCCATGTATCATTATTTAATTTTGCAATATTGACGACACTAGTTCCTGCAATTGTAAAATTGCCACCTGCATATAATTCACCATTATAAATTGCAAAACAATACACGGTACCATTCAATCCGTTGCCAGTATTTAACCAGCGAGAAATAATTTGTAAGTCTTTTTTTCCCACCCACTGAAGTATGTTTGAGAACAGTCTACTTGCACCGTTTTCTGTAAGATGTGCATCGATATCCTGTCCAGTAATGACAATTCTTCCAAGTCCAAAATTACCTGTAAGAGTGATAGGGTAATTTCCTATTTCAGGAGTTATTGCTACACTCTCAAAGTTTAATGCGTCAAACGATGAGAAATAATTATTATATGAAGAATTCCAGTTACTTAATAATGTATTTGAGAGTTCTTTAAGAATAGGATGATTTGGCTTTGACATAGTGACTTGATTACCAGTGTATTGTTCACCATTTACTGATAGGGGTAACCATGATAGTCCATTATTGACATCGGGAGAAAGAACAATGAGTCCATTTCCAGCATTTATATAGTCCTGAATTTCTAACCTCCTTGATGTTAATGCAGAGTAGTCTGTGATTCCACTTCCGACTATCATAACATTGTAATCGTAGAGATTAGATAAGGCAGAAAATTCAGCTGTGGTTACTATGGTATCCATTAAGTTCGGGGGGGCTAAGTCGTTTAAATATTGTGCAATGTCTGTTTGGTTGCTTGGTTCTATGACGAGTAGTTTTATTGGTTCGATAGTATTCCATCTCGCAGTATTATTGGCATTAGAATTTCCAGCTCTTGTAAATGAACCTCCGACGTGCAAAGAATTAGTATAATTAACGTTATCCTTATAGTTTACGAGGGAGTAAACAGGACCATTTGTTCCTTCGCTTAACGAGTGCCAAAGAGTATCATCCCAAGTGGCAATATTATTTGCCGCCATACTACCCGTAGATGAAAATATTCCACCGGCATATAATTCGTCATTATAGACTTCCAGCGCATAAACCGAGTTATTACTATTGAGTTTTCCAACTCCGTTCCCTACTGAAGTGATTATTTTTTCATCCCATCGTATTATATATTCTTTCGATGATGGTTGATTACGTCTAAAATTACCACCTATATATAATTTGTTTTTAAATACGGAAAGGGCATAAACTGATCCACTCTCGAAAATTGAATTTGGAGCAGATGACCTGCTTGATTTTGTTAATGGGTACCAGAACGGTTCATTATACATTGCTATACAAGATATATATTTATTCCCTGCTTTATCAAAACTTCCTCCTACATATAAGTAAGAATTATATTCGGCGAGTGCTCTCACGGTATTATTTACCCCATCACCAAGTGGACACCACACTTGGCTTTTTGCGGAGTATGGAAACAGCATTCCAAATAAAAAAAAAGTAAGGAATCGAAAAAAATGCATTCTACACATATGAATTAAGATATTTTTTATTTTAAATTGGTTGATATTGAAAATTTTACACAAGTACTATGCCATTTTGTATATGAAAATAAAATCTGTCTATTACCTCGTATAAAAAATGATGTTATCCCTTACCTCCGTTCCTCTTTCACACACCTCACCGTGAAAAAACAACACAGCACAAAAAGTAAAATGGAGTCCACTTGTGAAGTGGACTCCATTTCGTGATGCATTGTTACTTCAACCCAAACCGTTTTATTTTTTTCGAGAGGTGGGCTCTGTCAATGTGGAGTTTTTCTGCCGCGTGGGATATGTTGCCCTGCGTTTCGAGGAGCGATTGTTGTATCAGGTTTTTCTCGAAATGTTCGAGGGCTTCGTGGAGAGGGAGCGACTGTTGGTATGTTCTGTAATCGAGCGAGGAGAACTGCGGCTCATCGAGAGAAGCAAGAAGACTTTGTGTTTGGATATGGTCAATCGTTTCATTATCGGAATACATTGCAAGCGTTTCAACAACGTATTTCAGTTCGCGCACGTTTCCTCTCCAATCCTGTTCCTGCACGATATGTTCCGTGCGCTCAGAAAGACGTTTGTGTTCCGTTTTGTTTTTCTTGCACCACTCGGAGAGAAAATACCGCGCAAGATGGGGAATGTCATCGCGTCGTTCGCGGAGCGGAGGAAGATGAAACGTAATACCGCGCAACCGGTAGAGCAAATCTTCACGGAATTTTCCGTTGCGGATTTCGGAGGAGAGATTTTTATTCGTTGCCGCAATACACCGCGCGTTCACCCGTTCGGTTTCATTTCCTCCGACTTTGCTCACGTCTTTTGTTTCGAGGGCGCGCAGAATTTTCGACTGCATATTCAAACTCATATCGCCGATTTCATCGAGAAAGAGCGTGCCGTTATCTGCGAGTTGAAATTTACCCTGTTTATCACTCGTTGCGCCGGTAAATGCGCCTTTCGTGTGGCCGAAGAGTTCGCTTTCAATCAATTCCTGAGGAACAGCGGCGCAATTAAACGGAACAAACGATGCGCGTCCGGAAAGCCGGTGAATGAGTTGCGCCAGACACTCTTTTCCTGTTCCGCTTTCACCGGTGATGAGAACGGGCGTATCGTATTTTGCAATACGGCTCGCATCGGAATAAATTTTTTTCATCACTTCGCTGACGCCCACAATACCGTAATGTTTCAACATTTCTTCAACCAAGGTTTGCTGCGCGGCTTCGAGATGAAATTTCTGCATCGCATTCCTCACGGTAGTGAGAACGCGCTGCGGTTCGAGAGGTTTTTCCAGAAAGTCATACGCGCCCCACTTCGTACATTTTACTGCGCGTTCAATGGTACCAAAACCGGAAATCATTACCACCGAAGTCATCGGTTTTTGACGCACAAATTCCTGGAGTAATTCTTCGCCGCTTACGTCGGGTAAGTTGATATCGAGCAAGACGACGCCAACGCTGTGTTTTTTGAATAACTCACGGGCATCGTTTCCGTTCCGCGCCGTGTACAGCGTGTAGCCGTAATGATGAACGACCTCTGCAATACTGCGGAGAAGTTTTTCATCGTCATCAACAAGGAGAATAGCGTTTGGCATATCAAACTCCGGTCGGGACAGCGGGGAAACAGAGCGTAAATTCCGTTCCCAATCCTTCCCGCGAGGTAAAGGAAATTGTGCCGTTATGTTCTTCGACGATTTTCTTTGTAATGACAAGTCCAAGTCCGGTTCCATTTTCCGATTTTGAAAAATAAGGTGCAAAAATTTTCGTGTAATCTTCTTGTCTGATTCCGCAACCTGTATCGGCAACAGACAGACAGACAAACGTAGTACTCAAATTCTGTGCCACGTAGGTTGCCAGTTTTATTGTTCCTTTCCCTTCCATCGAATCCACTGCATTATCGAGTAAATTCGTAACGGCGATATTGAATAAATGTACGTCAAGTTTTACAGAAGGAAGGTCGTGAGAAAAATCGTTCTGGAAAACAACGGTGTGGGGTAATTTTTCTGCATACATTTCAAGAAATTCACGAAGTACAGCATTGAAGTCTGTTTCCTGAAGATTTGACGGGTTGAGGTGCGATAATTTCATAAAGCCCTTGACGTATCTGTCGAGCCGCCGAATTTCTTCTTCGATGGATTTCATGAGATGTTCTTCGTTTCCTGCAGCAGTTGGTTCGTCTTTTTGTTGCCGGATGCGTTCGAGAGTAAACCATATTGTCGAGAGAGGAGTTTTCATTTCGTGCGCCATATTTTGTGTGATGAGTGTCCAGTTGAGCGCGCGTTCGGTTTTGAGTGAAGTGGAAATATCCATAAACACAACAAGCCACCCAAGGCGTACCTTAGCAAAACAGAGAGGATGCACCTTGAGCAGTAGATGTACGGGTTCGTTATTCTGA comes from Ignavibacteria bacterium and encodes:
- a CDS encoding sigma-54-dependent Fis family transcriptional regulator, producing MEPDLDLSLQRKSSKNITAQFPLPRGKDWERNLRSVSPLSRPEFDMPNAILLVDDDEKLLRSIAEVVHHYGYTLYTARNGNDARELFKKHSVGVVLLDINLPDVSGEELLQEFVRQKPMTSVVMISGFGTIERAVKCTKWGAYDFLEKPLEPQRVLTTVRNAMQKFHLEAAQQTLVEEMLKHYGIVGVSEVMKKIYSDASRIAKYDTPVLITGESGTGKECLAQLIHRLSGRASFVPFNCAAVPQELIESELFGHTKGAFTGATSDKQGKFQLADNGTLFLDEIGDMSLNMQSKILRALETKDVSKVGGNETERVNARCIAATNKNLSSEIRNGKFREDLLYRLRGITFHLPPLRERRDDIPHLARYFLSEWCKKNKTEHKRLSERTEHIVQEQDWRGNVRELKYVVETLAMYSDNETIDHIQTQSLLASLDEPQFSSLDYRTYQQSLPLHEALEHFEKNLIQQSLLETQGNISHAAEKLHIDRAHLSKKIKRFGLK